Proteins from one Setaria italica strain Yugu1 chromosome V, Setaria_italica_v2.0, whole genome shotgun sequence genomic window:
- the LOC101763808 gene encoding LRR receptor-like serine/threonine-protein kinase, whose translation MPPGVMGGRRRGRWRSAWAAPPPLLLWCALAMAWVGCALAVDAQGAALLAWKRTLRGDAEEALGDWRDSDASPCRWTGVSCDTAGRVTGLSLQFVDLHGGAPADLSAVGATLSRLVLTGTNLTGPIPPGLGDQLPGLTHLDLSNNALTGPIPVSLCRPGSKLESLYVNSNRLEGAIPDAIGNLTALRELIFYDNQLEGTIPASIGQMASLEVIRGGGNKNLQGALPPEIGDCSNLTMLGLAETSISGPLPASLGKLKSLDTIAIYTALLSGPIPPELGDCSSLTNIYLYENALSGSIPPQLGKLRNLKNLLLWQNNLVGVIPPELGACTGLTVLDLSMNGLIGHIPASLGNLTSLQELQLSVNKVSGPIPAELARCINLTDLELDNNQISGGIPAEIGKLTALRMLYLWANQLTGSIPPAIGGCVSLESLDLSQNALTGPIPRSLFRLPRLSKLLMIDNTLSGEIPPEIGNCTSLVRFRASGNHLAGAIPPEVGKLGNLSFLDLSSNRLSGAIPADIAGCRNLTFVDLHGNAITGVLPPGLFHDMPSLQYLDLSYNSISGVIPSDIGRLGSLTKLVLGGNRLTGQIPPEIGSCSRLQLLDLGGNALSGAIPASIGKIPGLEIALNLSCNGLSGAIPKEFAGLVRLGVLDVSHNQLSGDLQPLSALQNLVALNISFNSFAGRAPATAFFAKLPTSDVEGNPGLCLTRCPGDASDRERASRRAAKVATAVLLSALVALLAAAAFLLVGRRRGSARGAGDGDDKDAEMLPPWDVTLYQKVEISVGDVARSLTPANVIGKGWSGSVYRAAVPSTGGVTIAVKKFRSCDEASAEAFACEVGVLPRVRHRNIVRLLGWAANRRTRLLFYDYLPNGTLGGLLHGGGAVAEWEVRLAIAVGVAEGLAYLHHDCVPAILHRDVKADNILLGERYEACLADFGLARVADDGANSSPPPFAGSYGYIAPEYGCMSKITTKSDVYSFGVVLLEVITGRRPVEAAFGEGRSVVQWVREHLHQKRDPAGVVDPRLQGRPDAQVQEMLQALGIALLCASARPEDRPTMKDVAALLRGLRNDDGAEARKVSGGGSGGARLDSAKWAADAPSPTKPTALPRPAQAQSQSQSSSLAYSM comes from the exons ATGCCTCCCGGCGTGATGGGCGGTAGGAGACGAGGCAGGTGGAGGAGCGcgtgggcggcgccgccgccgctgctgctgtggTGCGCGCTCGCCATGGCGTGGGTGGGCTGCGCGCTCGCCGTGGACGCGCAGGGCGCGGCGCTGCTGGCGTGGAAGCGCACGCTGCGTGGCGACGCGGAGGAGGCGCTCGGGGACTGGAGGGACTCGGACGCGTCGCCGTGCCGGTGGACGGGCGTGTCGTGCGACACCGCGGGCCGGGTCACGGGGCTCAGCCTGCAGTTCGTCGacctccacggcggcgcgccggcggacCTCTCCGCGGTGGGCGCCACGCTGTCGCGGCTGGTGCTCACGGGCACCAACCTGACGGGGCCCATCCCGCCGGGGCTCGGGGACCAGCTGCCGGGGCTCACGCACCTCGACCTCAGCAACAATGCCCTCACGGGGCCCATCCCGGTGAGCCTGTGCCGGCCCGGGAGCAAGCTGGAGAGCCTGTACGTGAACTCGAACCGCCTCGAGGGCGCCATCCCGGACGCCATCGGCAACCTCACGGCGCTGCGGGAGCTCATCTTCTACGACAACCAGCTCGAGGGCACCATACCGGCGTCCATCGGCCAGATGGCCAGCCTCGAGGtcatccgcggcggcggcaacaagAACCTCCAGGGCGCGCTCCCGCCGGAGATCGGCGACTGCTCCAACCTCACCATGCTCGGCCTCGCCGAGACCAGCATCTCCGGCCCGCTCCCGGCGAGCCTCGGCAAGCTCAAGAGCCTCGACACCATCGCCATCTACACCGCCCTCCTCTCCGGCCCgatcccgccggagctcggcgaCTGCAGCAGCCTGACCAACATCTACCTCTACGAGAACGCGCTCTCCGGCTCCATCCCGCCGCAGCTCGGCAAGCTCAGAAACCTCAAGAACCTGCTGCTGTGGCAGAACAACCTCGTCGGCGtcatcccgccggagctcggggCGTGCACGGGGCTCACCGTGCTGGACCTCTCCATGAACGGTCTCATCGGCCACATCCCGGCGTCACTGGGGAACCTGACGTCGTTGCAGGAACTCCAGCTCAGCGTGAACAAGGTGTCGGGCCCCATCCCCGCCGAGCTCGCGCGCTGCATCAACCTCACCGACCTGGAACTCGACAACAACCAGATATCCGGCGGCATCCCCGCCGAGATCGGCAAGCTCACGGCGCTGCGCATGCTCTACCTCTGGGCCAACCAGCTCACCGGGAGCATCCCGCCGGCGATCGGCGGCTGCGTGAGCCTCGAGTCGCTCGACCTGTCGCAGAACGCGCTCACCGGGCCCATCCCGCGCTCCCTGTTCCGGCTGCCGCGGCTGTCCAAGCTGCTCATGATCGACAACACCTTATCCGGCGAGATACCACCGGAGATCGGCAACTGCACGTCGCTCGTCCGGTTCCGGGCCAGTGGCaaccacctcgccggcgccatTCCTCCGGAGGTCGGTAAGCTTGGCAACCTCAGCTTCTTGGACCTCAGCTCCAACAGGCTTTCCGGCGCCATCCCGGCCGACATCGCCGGCTGCCGGAACCTCACGTTCGTAGACCTCCACGGCAATGCCATCACCGGCGTCCTGCCGCCGGGGCTGTTCCACGATATGCCGTCGCTGCAGTACCTGGACCTCTCGTACAACTCCATCAGCGGAGTGATCCCGTCGGACATCGGCAGGCTCGGTTCGCTCACGAAGCTCGTTCTCGGCGGGAACAGGCTCACGGGTCAGATACCGCCGGAGATCGGCTCGTGCTCGCGGCTCCAGCTCCTGGACCTCGGCGGCAACGCGCTCTCCGGCGCGATTCCTGCGAGCATCGGCAAGATTCCGGGGCTGGAGATTGCCCTCAATCTGAGCTGCAACGGCCTGTCTGGCGCAATACCCAAGGAGTTCGCCGGGCTCGTGCGGCTCGGTGTCCTCGACGTGTCGCACAACCAGCTCTCCGGCGATCTCCAGCCGCTGTCCGCGCTCCAGAACCTTGTCGCGCTCAACATCTCCTTCAACAGcttcgccggccgcgcgccggcgacggcgttcTTCGCGAAGCTTCCGACGAGCGACGTGGAGGGCAACCCGGGGCTGTGCCTGACGCGCTGCCCCGGCGACGCCAGCGACCGCGAGCGCGcgtcgcgccgcgccgcgaAGGTCGCCACCGCCGTGCTGCTCTCCGCCCTCGTggcgctcctcgccgcggcggcgttccTCCTCGTAGGCCGGCGCAGGGGCtccgcgcgcggcgccggcgacggcgacgacaagGACGCCGAGATGCTGCCGCCGTGGGACGTGACCCTGTACCAGAAGGTGGAGATCAGCGTGGGCGACGTGGCACGCAGCCTGACGCCGGCGAACGTCATCGGGAAGGGGTGGTCCGGGTCGGTGTACCGCGCGGCCGTGCCGTCGACGGGCGGCGTGACCATCGCCGTGAAGAAGTTCCGGTCGTGCGACGAGGCGTCGGCGGAGGCGTTCGCGTGCGAGGTCGGCGTGCTGCCCCGGGTGCGCCACCGCAACATCGTGCGGCTCCTGGGCTGGGCGGCCAACCGCCGGACGCGCCTCCTCTTCTACGACTACCTCCCGAACGGCACCCTCGGCGGCCtgctgcacggcggcggcgccgtggcggagTGGGAGGTGCGGCTGGCGATCGCCGTGGGCGTGGCCGAGGGTCTCGCGTACCTCCACCACGACTGCGTGCCGGCGATCCTCCACCGCGACGTCAAGGCCGACAACATCCTCCTCGGCGAGCGCTACGAGGCGTGCCTCGCCGACTTCGGCCTCGCCAGGgtcgccgacgacggcgccaACTCGTCGCCCCCGCCCTTCGCCGGGTCCTACGGCTACATCGCCCCCG AGTACGGGTGCATGAGCAAGATCACGACgaagagcgacgtgtacagcttcggggtGGTGCTGCTGGAGGTGAtcacggggcggcggccggtggaggcggcgtTCGGGGAGGGGCGGAGCGTGGTGCAGTGGGTGCGGGAGCACCTGCACCAGAAGCGGGACCCCGCCGGCGTGGTGGACCCGCGGCTGCAGGGCCGGCCGGACGCGCAGGTGCAGGAGATGCTGCAGGCGCTCGGGATCGCGCTGCTCTGCGCCAGCGCGCGGCCCGAGGACCGGCCCACCATGAAGGacgtggcggcgctgctgcgggGCCTCCggaacgacgacggcgccgaggcGCGCAAGGtcagcggcggcggatccgggggagCGAGGCTGGACTCGGCGAAGTGGGCCGCCGACGCCCCCTCGCCGACCAAACCCACGGCCCTCCCCCGCCCGGCCCAAGCCCAGTCGCAGTCCCAGTCCAGCTCGTTGGCCTACTCAATGTAA